The genomic interval CCCGCGACATAGGCGCCCAATGTTCCGACCAGATTACGCGTGACGTGGTCGGCCATGGCCTGATGGTTGAAACTCGGATCGGCCGGGGAAAAGGAGTACAGGGACAATGTGACCAGGGCCAAACAGCAGACAAAAAGAAGAGCGAAAATTTCCCGGACCAGCTTGTTTCCATCGGTGATCATGTGGGCATCCCATGCGCACCAAAAACGAAAGGCCATAGAGCGCTCTCCATGGCCTTTCGTTCCGTGCGTCCAGATAAACTATTCGCGGCCGAGATATTCGCCCGTGTCGGTATTGATCTTGATCTTGGTTCCAGTCTCGACGAACAAGGGAACGTTGACCACCAATCCCGTCTCCAGCTTCGCGGGCTTGGTCGCGCCGGTGACCGTGTCGCCCTTGATGCCAGGATCGGTTTCAACCACTTCCAGGATCACGGAGCCGGCCATTTCCAAATCCAGGGGGCGTCCTTGGTACAGCATGACCTTGTAGGCGGTGGCCTCTTTGAGAAAACCGCCCTTGTCTCCGACGATATCCGAGGGAATGGAAATTTGGTCGTAGGTGGTCATGTCCATGAAGGCGTACCCATCACCTTCATTGTAGAGATACTGCATTTCCCGCACCTCGATATCGGGCTTGGGAAACTTGATGCCGGAGCGAAAATTCTGCTCGACAACGGACCCGGTGATCAGATTGCGGTACTTGGTGCGCATGAACGCGCCGCCCTTTCCCGGCTTGAAATGATTACACTCCAGAATTTCACAAGGAGCGCCGTCGATTTCGATCTTCTTGCCTTTTTTGAACTCACTTGTAGGTAGCATTCGGTCTTGGTTCCTCCAATAAAATATCCCAGAGACCTAGACGGATCACGGCTTGGCCAGATGTTGTCTAAGCGCCTGAACTGCGAGCGCATAGCTCATAATGCCAAAACCGGCAATAGCCCCGATACAGTGGCGCGCGATAAGGCTCGTGTGGCGCAGGCTGGTGCTCCGGGCGTGCACGTTGCTCAAATGCACTTCCACGCACGGAATCTTGATCCAGGCCAGACAATCGGCCAGGGCCAGACTGGTATGGGTGAACGCGCCAGCGTTGAGCACCAGGCCTTCGACTTTGTCCTTCCAGGCCTGTTCCAAGCGATCGATAAGCGCCCCTTCGGAATTGGACTGAAACTGGGTCAAACGGATCTCGCGGGTTCCTGGTCCAAGCAACGCCTCGACCATGCCCGGCAAGGCATCCATGCCCTGCGTCCCGTAAACTTCTGGCTGACGCAGCCCAAGGTGGCCCAAATTCGGGCCGTTCATGATCAAAAAATCCATGGCTTACTTCTGTTCCTTGGGTTCCTGGACAACATCATGATGCGGCGGTTCCACCACGACCGTGTCCGGCTCCAATTCGGTGGCGGTCAAAAACGGCTCGGCTTCAAGGGCCGACAGGGTCACCGACATCAAAAACACCTTGTCCCCCGGCTCGACCTCGCGGCTGCTGGTGATCATCTCCACCGTGCACAACTGTCCGGTAGCTCCACCCTTGCCCGCGGGCTGACGCACCGTGTAGTCCATCGTGTCGATCACCTCGCCCATGCCGATCAGGCGGCAAAATCCGCTGCCGAGCTCTTGCACGGGCTCGGCGATAACGACGTAAGCGGGCAGGGAAGCCGGAGCATGGCTGTAGAGCATGGAGTAGACGATATCCGTGGACCCGGCCAAAAAGTTGCTTTCCTCGACGGTCACGATTTCCCCGCCCAGGGACAAATCACCGGCAAATCGGGCGGATACCTCAAAGCGCTGCACCAAGTCACCGGTTTCCGCGTCACGGGTCTGCGTCACCATGCCCTCTTGCGTATAGGCCCCGGCATGGGAATCCAGGGCCGTCATCCCGTCAACGGGCACGAACACGGTATCCTTGACGAGCAGTTTGTTGAAAACAGTCTGCAGTCCGATGGCGCGCGCCCTATCCCAAACCGCCTCGTCCACATCGGAGTACGTGGCCAGTTCGGCATCGCCCAGGCGTAACTCGACGACCGCGCTTTCGCTACGGACAATGGGATCGGCAATGCCCGTGGCCTCGGTCAGCTGCACATCCTTGGCACATGCGGAACCTACCAAAACCACCCCCAGCAGCATGAGCAACGCACGCATATCTTGCCTCCAATTAGTGATTGATAACCTGAGTAATTCTTTCTATCAGTGCCTGATCGACAAGTATTTCGTCAAGAACCCACACCGGGAGAATCACTGGTTTCATGCCACACAACGTGCTTTTGGAAAAGACCATCTACACCATGGATCAACTGGCCGAAATGCCCTTGCCACAACTTGCCCTGGCAGGGCGTTCCAATGTTGGAAAATCATCTCTTTTAAACAGACTGGCCGGACGTAAAAGCCTGGCCAAGACCAGCGCCACCCCAGGAAAAACACGCAGCCTGAACTTCTACCGGGTGGAGCCGGAAAACTTTTACCTGGTCGACCTGCCTGGATACGGCTACGCGCGCTGCTCCAAAACGGAACGGCAAAAATGGGCGGAACTTATCAACAGATACCTCTACAAAAACACGCGACTTTTTGCCGTGATCGCGCTGCTGGATTCCCGTATCCCGCCCCAAGCCATCGACATGGAACTCATTTCCTTTATCGGTCAACAAGGCATCGAGGTCATCCCCGTCCTCACCAAGGCCGACAAATGCAAACAACCCGTCCGCAGCGCGACTCAGGCCGCCTGGCAACGACTCCTGCACACAACCGCCAAACCCCTGCTCGTCTCCAGTCACTCGGGCATGAACATCGACAAGCTGTGGCAGCTCTTCCTGAATAAATTCGAAACCACGGCAGCTGGCGCCCCCCTGCCCACGCCCTGAACACGTTCCCGGGCCGCGTTCCAAGCCCGGCTTGACCGGGCATGCGGCCCGGAATACGGATCGAACGTTTACGAACCATACCCGGCAGGCCGCAGCGGCCCCGCCCAGCATCCCAAAAGGAGGATCAGACATGGCTGTCTTTGTGGCCGATCACCCACTCATCAAGCACAAACTTGGTCTCATGCGCAAACAAGACATCAGCACCAAGAATTTTCGGGAACTAGCATCCGAACTGGCCCGACTTCTGACCTACGAAGCCACCAAGGACCTGGAAACCGAACGCAAGACCATCCAGGGGTGGGCCGGCCCAGTGGAAGTGGACATCATCAAGGGAAAAAAGATCACGGTCGTGCCCATCTTGCGTGCCGGCCTGGGCATGCAGGATGGAGTGCTTGATCTGGTGCCCGGCGCCAAGGTCAGCGTGGTTGGGTTCTACCGCAACGAGGAAACCCTCCAGCCGGTCGAGTACTACGTCAAGCTGGCCAAAAACATCAACAAACGTATGGCCCTGATTCTCGACCCCATGCTGGCCACCGGCGGCACCCTGGACGCGACCATTCGCTGCCTCAAAAACGCCGGCTGCACCAGCATCCGAGGACTGTTTCTGGTGGCCGCGCCCGAGGGCATCAAACGTATCACCGAGACCCATCCCGACGTGGATATCTATGTCGCGGCCGTGGACGAGCGCCTGAATGAAAACGGCTACATTCTACCAGGCCTGGGCGACGCCGGTGACAAAATATTTGGCACCAAATAGTCCCTGCGCCGTATCCGGGGATTGAAGCCGGCGAGGTTCTAAAAAATTGCGTCAATAACGACAAAACGCCCGGATTGTTCCGGGCGTTTTGCTTTTCATTAACCGCCGGGGCGGCATTCAGGCTTGGGCGGCGAGCCACTCCAGGGCGACCTTCAAGTCGAGGCTGCCGGCATAAATGGCCTTGCCCGTGATAACACCGGACAAGCCCTTGCCCGCCAGGGGAAAAACAGCCCGCACGTCATCCAGGGTGGAAATTCCGCCGGCAATGAGTACCGGTTTGTCCGTCATTTCCAACAGGGCTTCCAAAGCGGGAATATTGACTCCGGACTGCATGCCGTCGCGGCTGATGTCCGTGTAGATGAAAAACGCGGCTCCCGCCGCTTCCAGGCCAGGCACGACATCGCCCACGGTCTTGCCGGCGTCTTCAACCCATCCCTTGGTTTTCAACCGGCCGTCACGAGCATCCAAGGACACGCCAATGCGTCCAGGATAGGTGACGCACAATTCCCGGAACAAATCCGGATCGTCCAGGGCCATGGTGCCGATGATGAGCCTGGTCACGCCCGCTTCAAGATACTTGCCCGCGACCTCGACGTCACGGATGCCTCCACCCAATTGAACGGGAATGGACACCGACGAACATAGCTCGCGAATCAGATCCATGTTGCGGGGTGTACCACTGAAGGCGCCATCCAGATCAATGATGTGCAACCATTTGGCGCCCATGTCTTGCCATTGCCGGGCCATGGCCACGGGGTCGTTGGAAAAAACCGTGACCTGATCCTCGATCCCCTGGCGCAGACGCACGCACTTGCCGTCCTTGATGTCGACGGCTGGAAAAATATTCACAATCCAAGCTCCTTCATGGCTTCGGCAATACCTTCGACCGCCAATTCCTCGGGAGTGAGCCAGCGGCCCTTGCGTTTGACGAACCGCTTGCCGCTGAGCAGATTTTCGGCCAGCCCCTGTTGCTCTTCCTCGAAATGGGCCCGACGCACCTGACCGGTGGCGACATCGATCAAATACAGATCCAGAGTCACGCTGGCCGGCACGTTGACTCCATATTCGCCACCATCACGGGATCGCCACTGCGTGACGTACGGCACCAACACGTAATCGACACCCAGGCACGTCCCAACCTGCCGCCAGTACTGCACGGTTTCCTGACGGTGGCGTTCCTTGGTGGCGATGACCGTTTCCTCGCAAGCCCCGACAGCGCCTTCCGAAACAAAGGGACCACCACGGGCGGTCATAAGCTGGACCATCCGCGCGTTCAGGGCTGTCAGCGCCACGTCATCGACGCGCGGCGTTTCCTCGGGCAAAACCCCGGCCATCAATTCCCAATCGTTCCGAGGACAAATAAATCCGGCCACGGCCACCGTGGACGACGGAGGCAGCGCTGGTCCGGGCCGGGTCTGCGCGCAGGCGGCCCCAAAAAGCACAAGGCAGAGGAGAAGGTAGCGCATTAGTCCAAACCTCCCTTGGTGCTCAGCACCGCGTCCCGCTCGATCCGCACGGCTTGGCGCAGGGCCAAACCCAACCCCTTGAACACGGATTCGAGCAGATGGTGACCATTTTGGCCATACAGCATGCGCACATGCAGATTCATCGCCGCCCTGAACGCCAGGGATTTCAAAAACTCCCGCCACAAATCCTTTTCCTGGCCGGCAATGATCGGCGGCAACACGGCCTCCTCGTAGACAAGATAGGCGCGACCCGACAGATCAAGACAAACTTCCGTCCGGGCTTCATCCATGGGCACGGTGGCCCAGCCAACCCTGGCGATGCCCGCCCGGTCACCCAGGGCGGACAAGAGAGCGCCCCCCAGGCACAAGCCCACGTCCTCAAGGGAATGGTGCGCGTCAATATGCATGTCGCCGCGACAGGAAACACGCATGTCGAACCCGGCCCAATGCGCCATCAGATCGAGCATGTGATCGGCAAAGCCAAAACCGGTGTCGATCTCCGCACGCCCCGTGCCGTCCAGGTCAACGCGGATCGCGATCCGGGTTTCCCGTGTTTCCCGTTCCACAACACCAATGCGAGAATCCATGCTTCACCTCGATCAAGCCAATCTAGCGACTTTGTCGCGCCCCGTTTTCGGGCCCGTCTTCCGTCTCGGCCGGCTTGGGTTTTTTCCCAAAGGCCATGGAGACCAGAACACCGATCTCATACAACAAACACAGCGGCCCGGCCATCAAAAGCTGGGAAACCAC from Deltaproteobacteria bacterium carries:
- a CDS encoding uracil phosphoribosyltransferase — protein: MAVFVADHPLIKHKLGLMRKQDISTKNFRELASELARLLTYEATKDLETERKTIQGWAGPVEVDIIKGKKITVVPILRAGLGMQDGVLDLVPGAKVSVVGFYRNEETLQPVEYYVKLAKNINKRMALILDPMLATGGTLDATIRCLKNAGCTSIRGLFLVAAPEGIKRITETHPDVDIYVAAVDERLNENGYILPGLGDAGDKIFGTK
- the hisB gene encoding imidazoleglycerol-phosphate dehydratase HisB; translation: MDSRIGVVERETRETRIAIRVDLDGTGRAEIDTGFGFADHMLDLMAHWAGFDMRVSCRGDMHIDAHHSLEDVGLCLGGALLSALGDRAGIARVGWATVPMDEARTEVCLDLSGRAYLVYEEAVLPPIIAGQEKDLWREFLKSLAFRAAMNLHVRMLYGQNGHHLLESVFKGLGLALRQAVRIERDAVLSTKGGLD
- the efp gene encoding elongation factor P, producing the protein MLPTSEFKKGKKIEIDGAPCEILECNHFKPGKGGAFMRTKYRNLITGSVVEQNFRSGIKFPKPDIEVREMQYLYNEGDGYAFMDMTTYDQISIPSDIVGDKGGFLKEATAYKVMLYQGRPLDLEMAGSVILEVVETDPGIKGDTVTGATKPAKLETGLVVNVPLFVETGTKIKINTDTGEYLGRE
- the hisA gene encoding 1-(5-phosphoribosyl)-5-[(5-phosphoribosylamino)methylideneamino]imidazole-4-carboxamide isomerase, whose translation is MNIFPAVDIKDGKCVRLRQGIEDQVTVFSNDPVAMARQWQDMGAKWLHIIDLDGAFSGTPRNMDLIRELCSSVSIPVQLGGGIRDVEVAGKYLEAGVTRLIIGTMALDDPDLFRELCVTYPGRIGVSLDARDGRLKTKGWVEDAGKTVGDVVPGLEAAGAAFFIYTDISRDGMQSGVNIPALEALLEMTDKPVLIAGGISTLDDVRAVFPLAGKGLSGVITGKAIYAGSLDLKVALEWLAAQA
- a CDS encoding 3-dehydroquinate dehydratase, whose protein sequence is MDFLIMNGPNLGHLGLRQPEVYGTQGMDALPGMVEALLGPGTREIRLTQFQSNSEGALIDRLEQAWKDKVEGLVLNAGAFTHTSLALADCLAWIKIPCVEVHLSNVHARSTSLRHTSLIARHCIGAIAGFGIMSYALAVQALRQHLAKP
- a CDS encoding YihA family ribosome biogenesis GTP-binding protein, which encodes MPHNVLLEKTIYTMDQLAEMPLPQLALAGRSNVGKSSLLNRLAGRKSLAKTSATPGKTRSLNFYRVEPENFYLVDLPGYGYARCSKTERQKWAELINRYLYKNTRLFAVIALLDSRIPPQAIDMELISFIGQQGIEVIPVLTKADKCKQPVRSATQAAWQRLLHTTAKPLLVSSHSGMNIDKLWQLFLNKFETTAAGAPLPTP